The proteins below come from a single Azospirillum sp. B510 genomic window:
- a CDS encoding ABC transporter ATP-binding protein — MAKLIIDDLHLSYGSNEILKGITATFAQGEIVALLGRSGSGKTTLLRSIAGLEEPKKGVISIGDQPVFDAAAGLNVPSEKRGLGLVFQSYALWPHKTVFENVAYGLRLRNVAKADLQQRVAAVLDGVGLGHLGERYPHQMSGGQQQRVALARALVYNPPVILLDEPLSNLDAKLREEARIWIRTLIKRMNLTAVFVTHDQIEAMAIADRIVLLDGGRIVQAGTPEQLYTEPVSLFASEFMGVNNLMRSRVQDKRGGYARIELSGHALWGKDRGGKGVSEEATGVIRLEQVEMVDGPGDGDGDNRVPAQLETSVYLGSQWEHVFRCGDQTLRAFGRPLAAGTHWLRLPPEQLWVF; from the coding sequence ATGGCTAAGCTCATCATCGACGACCTGCACCTGTCCTACGGCAGCAACGAGATCCTGAAGGGCATCACCGCCACCTTCGCCCAGGGCGAGATCGTCGCCCTGCTCGGCCGGTCGGGCAGCGGCAAGACCACGCTGCTGCGCTCCATCGCCGGGCTGGAGGAGCCGAAGAAGGGCGTCATCTCCATCGGCGACCAGCCGGTCTTCGACGCCGCCGCCGGCCTGAACGTGCCGTCGGAAAAGCGCGGGCTTGGGCTGGTCTTCCAGTCCTACGCGCTGTGGCCGCACAAGACGGTGTTCGAGAATGTCGCCTACGGCCTGCGGCTGCGCAACGTGGCCAAGGCCGACCTCCAGCAGCGCGTCGCCGCGGTGCTGGACGGCGTCGGGCTCGGCCATCTCGGCGAGCGCTATCCGCACCAGATGTCGGGCGGCCAGCAGCAGCGCGTGGCGCTGGCCCGCGCGCTGGTCTACAACCCGCCGGTCATCCTGCTGGACGAGCCGCTGTCGAACCTCGACGCCAAGCTGCGGGAGGAGGCGCGAATCTGGATCCGCACGCTGATCAAGCGGATGAACCTGACCGCCGTCTTCGTAACCCATGACCAGATCGAGGCGATGGCGATCGCCGACCGCATCGTCCTGCTCGACGGCGGCCGCATCGTCCAGGCCGGCACCCCCGAACAGCTCTACACCGAGCCGGTCAGCCTGTTCGCCTCGGAATTCATGGGCGTCAACAACCTGATGAGGAGCCGCGTCCAGGACAAGCGCGGCGGCTACGCCCGCATCGAGCTGTCCGGCCACGCGCTGTGGGGCAAGGATCGCGGCGGCAAGGGCGTGTCGGAGGAGGCGACCGGCGTCATCCGCCTGGAACAGGTCGAGATGGTGGACGGCCCCGGCGACGGTGACGGCGACAACCGCGTCCCGGCCCAGTTGGAGACCTCGGTCTATCTCGGCAGCCAATGGGAGCATGTGTTCCGCTGCGGCGACCAGACCCTGCGCGCCTTCGGCCGCCCCCTGGCGGCGGGCACCCACTGGCTGCGTCTGCCGCCGGAACAGCTCTGGGTGTTCTGA
- a CDS encoding ABC transporter permease, translated as MNRATRIAVIVAMAIAVLAPIGLVVYQSFLDGPFFQPKISFTLDAYEFVLDDEDFFDALYNSAVIAFGMTAIAVPVGALLAFLMTRTDLPGRRWIEPVILVPMFVSSVVLAFGFVVSLGPAGFVTLWFKGVFGFVPWYLYSKTTLIVIAGLTHVPHVFLYTSSALRSLGSDVEEAARMTGAGPLRTALTVSLPMVMPNILYAAVLVFFLGFELFGLPLVLGDPEGILVLATYLYKLTNKLGTPSYQLMAVVVVAIICIALPLVALQRFLLRTANRYVSVKGKAAAQKPVSIGVWRWPAAALITAWLLFTVVVPLSGLVLRAFVSSWGEGVNLLDVLTLAHFRELMEFPNLTRGIVNTLLIASVGGALSVGVYTMLNLAAHRWQTGWTRLMDYLVLLPRAMPGLVAGLAIFWVFLFTPFLSPLRQTMIAIWVAYTLVWLAYGMRLVSGALLQIGPELEEAGRIVGASPGRVSRDLTIPLIKVGLVSSWLLIFVTFMREYSTGVYLLAPGTEVIGSLLVSLWGTGAVDLVTALSTVNIAMIGGGLLLMSLFGKRSHG; from the coding sequence ATGAACCGCGCGACGCGCATCGCGGTGATCGTCGCCATGGCGATCGCCGTGCTGGCCCCGATCGGCCTGGTCGTCTACCAGAGCTTCCTCGACGGGCCGTTCTTCCAGCCCAAGATCTCCTTCACCCTCGACGCCTACGAGTTCGTGCTGGACGACGAGGATTTCTTCGACGCCCTCTACAACTCGGCCGTCATCGCCTTCGGCATGACCGCCATCGCCGTGCCGGTCGGCGCGCTGCTGGCCTTCCTGATGACCCGCACCGACCTGCCGGGCCGCCGCTGGATCGAACCGGTGATCCTGGTGCCGATGTTCGTATCGTCGGTGGTGCTGGCCTTCGGCTTCGTCGTCAGCCTTGGCCCGGCGGGCTTCGTCACCCTGTGGTTCAAGGGCGTCTTCGGTTTCGTCCCCTGGTATCTCTATTCCAAGACAACGCTGATCGTGATCGCCGGCCTGACCCACGTCCCGCACGTCTTCCTCTACACCTCGTCCGCCCTGCGCAGCCTGGGCTCCGACGTGGAGGAGGCGGCAAGGATGACCGGCGCCGGCCCGTTGCGCACGGCGCTGACCGTCAGCCTGCCGATGGTGATGCCGAACATCCTCTATGCCGCGGTGTTGGTCTTCTTCCTGGGCTTCGAGCTGTTCGGCCTGCCGCTGGTGCTGGGCGACCCCGAAGGCATCCTGGTGCTGGCGACCTACCTCTACAAGCTGACCAACAAGCTGGGCACGCCGTCTTACCAGCTGATGGCGGTGGTCGTGGTGGCGATCATCTGCATCGCCCTGCCGCTGGTGGCATTGCAGCGCTTCCTGCTGCGCACCGCCAACCGCTATGTCTCGGTCAAGGGCAAGGCGGCGGCGCAGAAGCCGGTCTCCATCGGGGTCTGGCGCTGGCCGGCGGCGGCGCTGATCACCGCCTGGCTGCTGTTCACCGTGGTGGTGCCGCTGAGCGGCCTCGTGCTGCGCGCCTTCGTGTCGAGCTGGGGCGAGGGCGTCAACCTGCTGGACGTGCTGACGCTCGCCCATTTCCGCGAGCTGATGGAATTCCCCAACCTGACCCGCGGCATCGTCAACACGCTGCTGATCGCCTCGGTCGGCGGGGCGCTGTCGGTCGGCGTCTACACCATGCTGAACCTCGCCGCCCACCGCTGGCAGACCGGCTGGACCCGGCTGATGGATTATCTGGTCCTGCTGCCGCGCGCCATGCCGGGCCTCGTCGCCGGTCTGGCGATCTTCTGGGTATTCCTGTTCACGCCCTTCCTGTCGCCGCTGCGCCAGACCATGATCGCCATCTGGGTCGCCTACACGCTGGTCTGGCTCGCCTACGGCATGCGTCTGGTCAGCGGCGCCCTGCTCCAGATCGGTCCCGAGCTGGAGGAGGCCGGCCGCATCGTCGGCGCCAGCCCCGGCCGCGTCTCCCGCGACCTGACGATCCCGCTGATCAAGGTCGGGCTGGTCTCCAGCTGGCTGCTGATCTTCGTCACCTTCATGCGCGAATATTCCACCGGCGTCTATCTGCTCGCCCCCGGCACCGAGGTGATCGGCTCGCTGCTGGTCTCGCTGTGGGGAACCGGCGCCGTCGATCTCGTCACCGCGCTGTCAACCGTCAATATCGCGATGATCGGCGGCGGCCTGCTGCTGATGTCGCTCTTCGGGAAACGCTCCCATGGCTAA
- a CDS encoding ABC transporter substrate-binding protein: protein MRTKLALLVATALTITVPAFTAGTAQAQSVPAGYDPAYAKIIEAANQEGALSIYSATDAAAVSELLKGFEALYPKIKLEYADQNSTEMYNRFISEAAANTGTTDLMWSSAMDLQMKLVNDGYAQSYGSPESKNIPDWANWKNEAFGTTAEPIVFAYNKRVVPAADVPKTHADLAKLLAEKPDAYKGKVTSYDPERSGVGFLYITQDVQANKNTWDLVKAMGQTGVKLYTSSGAMIERLTSGEHTIGYNMIGSYVYERQHKDPESLGIVLPSDYTIVMSRIAFIPKGAKHPNAAKLFLDYLLSKPGQQAMQARYMGSIRTDLASANPTAGTPDGTLRPIHVGPELLTYLDQVKRLKFLKDWQKALQGK, encoded by the coding sequence ATGCGCACCAAATTGGCCCTTCTGGTCGCGACCGCCCTGACGATCACGGTTCCGGCCTTCACCGCCGGCACCGCCCAGGCGCAGTCCGTCCCCGCCGGCTACGACCCCGCCTATGCCAAGATCATCGAGGCGGCGAACCAGGAAGGCGCGCTCAGCATCTATTCCGCCACCGACGCGGCCGCCGTGTCGGAACTCCTGAAGGGGTTCGAGGCGCTCTATCCCAAGATCAAGCTGGAATACGCCGACCAGAACTCCACCGAGATGTACAACCGCTTCATCAGCGAGGCGGCGGCCAACACCGGCACCACCGACCTGATGTGGTCGTCGGCGATGGACCTGCAGATGAAGCTGGTCAATGACGGCTATGCCCAGTCCTACGGCTCGCCGGAATCGAAGAACATCCCGGACTGGGCCAACTGGAAGAACGAGGCGTTCGGCACCACCGCCGAGCCGATCGTCTTCGCCTACAACAAGCGCGTGGTCCCCGCCGCCGACGTGCCGAAGACCCATGCCGACCTCGCCAAGCTGCTTGCTGAGAAGCCGGACGCCTACAAGGGCAAGGTCACCTCCTATGATCCGGAGCGCAGCGGCGTCGGGTTCCTCTACATCACCCAGGATGTCCAGGCGAACAAGAACACCTGGGATCTGGTGAAGGCGATGGGCCAGACCGGGGTGAAGCTCTACACCTCGTCGGGCGCGATGATCGAGCGGCTGACCTCGGGCGAGCACACCATCGGCTACAACATGATCGGCTCCTACGTCTATGAGCGCCAGCACAAGGATCCGGAGTCGCTGGGCATCGTGCTGCCGTCCGACTACACCATCGTGATGTCGCGCATCGCCTTCATCCCGAAGGGCGCCAAGCATCCGAACGCCGCCAAGCTGTTCCTCGATTATCTGCTGTCCAAGCCGGGCCAGCAGGCGATGCAGGCGCGCTACATGGGGTCGATCCGCACCGATCTGGCGAGCGCCAACCCGACCGCAGGCACGCCCGACGGCACGCTGCGCCCGATCCATGTCGGCCCGGAGCTGCTGACCTATCTCGATCAGGTCAAGCGCCTGAAGTTCCTGAAGGATTGGCAGAAGGCCCTGCAAGGGAAGTGA
- a CDS encoding response regulator transcription factor, protein MRILIVEDDAALARGVTGALKLAGYAVDHVASGEEAVRLERAEPYGLVVLDLGLPDLSGFEVLTLIRRRGSTVPVMILTAREAVADRVKGLDLGADDYLLKPFDPAEFEARVRALMRRGQGTPIPELACGPLRYDRSTATVTLNGRVLDLRKRELAVLEGLITRAGKVVPKDRLAGEVFGFDEPVAPNAIELYVARLRKKLEPDGPQIRTIRGLGYLMENA, encoded by the coding sequence GTGCGCATCCTGATCGTCGAGGATGACGCGGCCCTGGCGCGCGGCGTGACCGGGGCGCTGAAACTCGCCGGCTATGCGGTCGACCATGTCGCGTCGGGCGAGGAGGCGGTGCGGCTGGAGCGGGCGGAGCCCTATGGGCTGGTGGTGCTGGATCTGGGCCTGCCCGACCTGTCGGGGTTCGAGGTGCTGACGCTGATCCGCCGCCGCGGCTCCACCGTCCCGGTGATGATCCTGACCGCGCGCGAGGCGGTGGCCGACCGGGTCAAGGGGCTTGACCTTGGCGCCGACGATTATCTGCTGAAGCCCTTCGACCCGGCGGAGTTCGAGGCGCGGGTGCGGGCGCTGATGCGCCGTGGCCAGGGCACGCCCATACCGGAGCTGGCCTGCGGCCCCCTGCGCTATGACCGCTCCACCGCGACGGTGACGCTGAACGGCCGGGTGCTGGATCTGCGCAAGCGCGAGTTGGCGGTGCTGGAGGGGCTGATCACGCGGGCCGGCAAGGTGGTGCCGAAGGACCGGCTGGCCGGCGAGGTCTTCGGCTTTGACGAGCCGGTGGCTCCCAACGCCATCGAACTGTATGTCGCCAGGCTGCGCAAGAAGCTGGAGCCCGACGGGCCGCAGATCCGCACCATCCGCGGATTGGGCTATCTGATGGAAAATGCCTGA
- a CDS encoding sensor histidine kinase, producing the protein MAAVPAGRKQGGRDRVPSLRRRLLVRLLVPLGALAVGLGVGGAALIDGFVQSTHDRLLAGSTLAIAERLAVDDDNGEVTVDLPAVAFGMLESQARDNIYYNVAHEGGVITGYLDLPLPDISAMPTNVTLFRDATYHGHPVRVAAQARRLYGVAQPVLVQVAETTEGRRAQVVHLFLWLALLEVALVGGSGVLVWGAVGRGLAPLGRLRRVIDSRSARGMTGGAPALVPLPLAVVPVEVLPLVIAINGLLARLDQSIGTMRRFTADASHQLRTPLAVLRTHLALLRRYGTDSAEGRAALDDVEGAVKRLERLLVQLLALARADEDPPAMPSTAEVTDLPQVAMEVAAEQVPAALAQDVEVRFEGGFEGGRDGAIGPRVAGNPVLVGELLGNLLDNAIRYNRPGGMVTVRVGTGTGAGPVMEVEDDGPGIPEAERERVFERFYRLDRPGEPPRTGSGLGLAIVRALADRLGASVRLDAGPDGRGLKVTVTLRPAEAAAASVGSAAESRGV; encoded by the coding sequence ATGGCCGCAGTCCCGGCGGGTCGGAAGCAGGGGGGACGGGACCGGGTGCCGTCGCTGCGGCGCCGGCTGCTGGTCCGGCTGCTGGTGCCGCTGGGAGCGCTGGCGGTGGGGCTGGGCGTCGGCGGGGCGGCGCTGATCGATGGCTTCGTCCAGTCCACCCATGACCGGCTGCTTGCCGGCTCGACGCTGGCCATCGCCGAAAGGCTGGCGGTGGACGACGACAATGGCGAGGTGACGGTCGATCTGCCCGCCGTCGCCTTCGGCATGCTGGAGAGCCAGGCGCGCGACAACATCTATTACAACGTCGCTCATGAGGGTGGGGTGATCACCGGTTATCTCGATCTGCCGCTGCCCGACATCTCGGCGATGCCGACCAACGTCACGCTGTTCCGCGACGCCACCTATCACGGTCATCCGGTGCGGGTGGCGGCACAGGCTCGCCGGCTCTATGGCGTGGCGCAGCCGGTGCTGGTCCAGGTGGCGGAAACGACCGAGGGGCGGCGGGCGCAAGTGGTTCATCTGTTCTTGTGGCTGGCCCTGCTGGAGGTGGCGCTGGTCGGCGGCAGCGGGGTGTTGGTGTGGGGGGCGGTCGGGCGCGGGCTGGCGCCGCTCGGCCGGCTGCGCCGGGTGATCGACAGCCGGTCGGCCCGTGGGATGACGGGAGGTGCTCCGGCGCTGGTGCCGCTGCCGCTGGCCGTCGTGCCGGTGGAGGTGCTGCCGCTGGTGATCGCCATCAACGGGCTGCTGGCGCGGCTCGACCAATCCATCGGCACCATGCGCCGCTTCACCGCCGACGCCTCGCACCAGCTGCGCACGCCGCTGGCGGTGTTGCGCACCCATCTGGCCCTGCTGCGCCGCTACGGCACCGACAGCGCCGAGGGGCGGGCGGCGCTGGACGATGTCGAGGGGGCGGTCAAGCGGCTTGAGCGGCTGCTGGTCCAACTGCTGGCGCTGGCACGGGCCGACGAGGATCCGCCGGCCATGCCGTCCACCGCCGAGGTGACCGACCTGCCGCAGGTGGCGATGGAGGTGGCCGCCGAACAGGTTCCGGCGGCGCTGGCCCAGGATGTCGAGGTGCGGTTCGAGGGCGGGTTCGAGGGCGGGAGGGACGGCGCGATTGGCCCACGGGTCGCCGGAAACCCGGTTCTGGTCGGCGAACTGCTGGGCAACCTGCTGGACAACGCCATCCGTTACAACCGGCCGGGCGGCATGGTGACCGTGCGGGTCGGGACCGGGACCGGGGCCGGGCCGGTGATGGAGGTCGAGGATGACGGTCCCGGTATTCCCGAGGCTGAGCGGGAGCGGGTGTTCGAGCGCTTCTATCGGTTGGACCGTCCGGGTGAGCCGCCGCGCACCGGAAGCGGACTTGGGCTCGCCATCGTCCGGGCGCTCGCCGACCGGCTGGGAGCGTCGGTGCGGCTCGATGCCGGACCGGATGGCCGGGGGCTGAAGGTGACGGTGACGCTGCGTCCGGCCGAAGCCGCTGCCGCTTCAGTGGGGTCGGCGGCGGAGAGCCGGGGTGTGTGA
- a CDS encoding GFA family protein — MEDPDHPGQTRLGPSGRHFCKRCGTALWAEDPAWPELVHPFASAIDTPLPTPPERVHIMLDFKAPWVEVPSGPNDVHFARYPDESLEAWHRRHGLLDR; from the coding sequence GTGGAGGACCCCGACCATCCGGGACAGACCCGCCTTGGGCCGTCGGGCCGGCATTTCTGCAAGCGTTGCGGCACGGCGCTGTGGGCGGAGGATCCGGCCTGGCCGGAACTGGTCCATCCCTTCGCCTCGGCCATCGACACGCCGCTGCCCACCCCGCCGGAACGGGTCCATATCATGCTGGACTTCAAGGCGCCGTGGGTCGAGGTGCCGAGCGGCCCGAACGATGTCCATTTCGCCCGCTATCCGGACGAATCGCTGGAGGCTTGGCACCGTCGGCACGGGCTGCTCGACCGCTAG